One genomic window of Entelurus aequoreus isolate RoL-2023_Sb linkage group LG07, RoL_Eaeq_v1.1, whole genome shotgun sequence includes the following:
- the pqbp1 gene encoding polyglutamine-binding protein 1 has translation MPLPAALLARLAKRGIVKPSEQGADEEIIAEDYDDNNVDYEATRVESLPPNWYKVFDPACCLPYYWNVETDLVAWLSPNDPSALITKPAKKQKAEGDDRGERPIEKSDRERDRDRERYRDRERERDRDRERDDRRDRDRRKQRREDIAPYNKGKRNKGRKEDELDPMDPSAYSDAPKGLWSSGLPKRNEAKTGADTTAAGPLFQQRPYPSPGAVLRANAANHPPKE, from the exons ATGCCTCTTCCTGCGGCACTGCTGGCCCGCTTGGCTAAGAGAGGGATTGTAAAACCATCAGAGCAAG GGGCGGATGAGGAGATTATTGCTGAAGATTATGATGACAACAATGTAGATTATGAAGCCACCAGGGTGGAAAGTCTGCCACCAAACTGGTATAAAGTCTTTGACCCTGCTTG TTGTCTTCCTTATTACTGGAACGTGGAGACAGATTTGGTAGCGTGGCTATCACCAAATGACCCATCTGCTTTAATAACAAAacctgcaaaaaaacaaaaag CTGAGGGAGATGACAGAGGCGAACGTCCAATTGAGAAGTCTGATCGAGAGCGGGACCGAGACAGAGAGCGGTACAGAGACAGAGAGCGGGAAAGGGACCGAGATCGGGAAAGGGATGATAGGAGGGACAGAGACAGAAGAaagcagaggagagaagacatAGCCCCTTATAATAAGGGCAAAAGAAATAAag GTAGAAAAGAAGATGAACTAGACCCCATGGATCCAAGTGCATATTCTGATGCTCCAAA gggCTTATGGTCAAGTGGTCTTCCCAAACGTAATGAAGCAAAGACAGGAGCCGATACCACAGCAGCTGGGCCTTTGTTCCAGCAGCGACCATACCCTAGTCCAGGAGCGGTATTGCGGGCTAACGCAGCTAACCATCCTCCGAAGGAGTAA
- the gpkow gene encoding G-patch domain and KOW motifs-containing protein, with protein sequence MASHGDRTRYLASSEDQGEKKLVSVSFGFAKTFSKFKHPTSDVTTKEEEKDFLTGITRNELQSTKPSEARTERIIPLILKNRWRLPCQEDQNDESGEKTPKSTQLNGQGSADKSQESSEMNDSVEAQAVKELIADSRKKLEEEVKLNLTIPMLAQNKAPEGFEDGDHVNVELRPEPSTDEDYERVPVDGYGLALLKGMGWKKGEGIGRTFKQDVKPYEYKPRVIGLGLGADRSAIKDLEPAKCRRPPKPGDEQHKEEEEEQLVFGRGGCVLMESGVHKERYGKIEALDTDNARVLVKLAIGGNVVSVHQYAVKLVGQKEYNRNSKDLSRLSKVHKEKVKEDNERRQQEEKEMRHINNIKYQSSEKDDRKRKHRESSNDRKKSSEKEAKPPKAPPSWLQRDLKVRFVDKTFKGGRYYNSKMRVEDVLSLCTCICRTEDGRLLDNVKQNMLETIIPKGDDDAIMVVLGEHQGQVGRILQRDKNKCRAMVQLERHEKQVFTLDYDCICHYLGAADHC encoded by the exons ATGGCGTCGCACGGGGATCGTACGCGTTACCTCGCATCTTCTGAGGACCAAGGAGAGAAGAAATTAGTATCAGTTTCCTTTGGTTTTGCTAAAACATTTAGCAAGTTTAAACATCCGACAAGCGACGTCACGACTAAGGAAGAGGAAAAGGATTTCTTGACCGGAATCACCAGAAATGAATTACAGAG CACGAAACCATCGGAAGCAAGAACGGAACGCATCATTCCTCTGATCCTAAAGAACCGCTGGCGCCTACCTTGCCAAGAAGACCAGAACGATGAAAGTGGAGAGAAAACGCCCAAATCCACCCAACTTAATGGCCAAGGAAGTGCAGACAAGTCCCAAGAATCAAGTGAAATGAATGACTCTGTGGAGGCTCAGGCTGTCAAAGAGCTTATAGCAG ATTCCAGGAAAAAGCTTGAAGAGGAGGTTAAGCTCAACCTCACCATTCCTATGTTGGCACAGAACAAGGCCCCTGAGGGCTTTGAGGATGGGGACCATGTCAATGTGGAACTACGGCCTGAACCT TCCACAGACGAAGATTACGAGAGAGTTCCTGTCGATGGCTATGGGCTCGCTTTGCTAAAGGGGATGGGCTGGAAGAAAGGAGAAGGCATTGGACGTACCTTTAAACA AGATGTGAAGCCATATGAATACAAGCCCCGTGTGATTGGTTTGGGACTTGGGGCGGATCGCTCAGCAATAAAGGACCTGGAGCCCGCCAAATGTCGGCGCCCGCCTAAGCCAGGTGATGAGCAGCacaaggaggaagaagaggagcagCTCGTGTTTGGTCGTGGAGGCTGTGTGCTGATGGAGTCAGGGGTACATAAAGAGCGTTATGGAAAG ATTGAAGCACTGGACACAGACAACGCTCGTGTTCTGGTGAAGCTGGCTATTGGTGGCAACGTGGTGTCCGTCCACCAGTATGCTGTTAAACTGGTTGGACAAAAGGAATATAACAGAAACAGCAAAGACCTAA GTCGTCTCAGCAAAGTACATAaagagaaggtaaaagaagacAACGAGCGACGCCAACAGGAGGAGAAAGAGATGCGGCACATAAACAACATCAAATATCAGTCTTCAGAGAAAGACGACAGGAAAAGGAAACACAGAGAATCAAGTAATGACAG AAAGAAGTCTTCCGAGAAAGAAGCAAAGCCGCCCAAGGCACCGCCCTCTTGGCTACAGAGAGACTTAAAAGTTCGTTTTGTAGACAAAACTTTCAAAGGGGGCCGATACTACAACTCTAAG aTGCGCGTGGAAGATGTCTTGAGCCTGTGTACCTGTATTTGTCGAACTGAAGATGGACGCCTGTTAGACA ATGTGAAGCAAAATATGTTGGAAACCATCATCCCAAAAGGTGATGATGATGCCATAATGGTTGTACTTGGCGAGCATCAGGGGCAG GTGGGGCGTATTCTGCAGCGGGACAAGAACAAGTGCAGAGCAATGGTCCAGCTGGAAAGACACGAGAAGCAAGTGTTCACTTTGGACTATGACTGTATTTGTCACTATTTGGGAGCTGCAGACCATTGCTGA